TGGCACCGCGACGCTGGTGCGCGCTTCTTCGAACGCAAGTTGGACCTGGGCGTTCGCGCCCGCTACAGCGGCGGTTACTACGTAAAAGGCGGCGTCGGGGTGACCACCTCGCAAACCGGCGTCTACCCGGCCGACTGGAAGCCGTACACCGTCTACGACCTCTATAGCAGCTACCGCGCTACCGACCAATTGACGTTGCGCCTGGCGATGGAAAACGTCACCGACCGCGCGTACCTGGTACCGCTGGGCGACGTGCTGGCCTTCACCCTGGGCCGTGGCCGCACCGTGCAGGGCACCGTTGAATATCAGTTCTGACCGATTTTGCCCAGTGACGGGCAAAACCACAGCAGGCACTGGCTTGCTGCGGAGATACCACCCCATGACTTGGAGTTTTGCATGAGCATTTCTATTTCATACAGCACGACCTACGCCGCGAACACCGTTGCCGAATACCTGAGCGACTGGTCGGCTTACTTTGGTGACCTGAACCACCGTGAAGGTTCGGTCAAAGAAGGTTCGAACACCGGTGGTTTCAATCCTGGCCCGTTTGATGGCACCCAATACGGCGTGTCGAGCACCGTCAGCAATGCGGCAGTGGTCGCTAACGGTGACCTGCATTACACCTTGTTCAACCCACCGTCGCACACCTTGTGGGGTTCGATCGACTCCCTGAACCTGGGCACAATTTTGTCCGGCGGCGCGAGCAGCGGTGGCTACACCCTCACCGAGCAGGAAGTCAGCTTTACCAACCTCGGCCTGTCGAGCCTGCAGTCCGAAGGCCGCGATGGCCAGGTGCACCAGATCATTTACGGTCTGATGAGCGGCGACAGCTCGGCACTGACCTCGGCTATCGATTCCCTGCTCAAGGACATCGACCCTAGCCTGTCGGTCAACTCGACGTTCGATCAACTGGCCGCTGCCGGTGTGGCTCATGTGGACTCGGCTTCGTTCGCCGCCTCCGATATGGCCTTGGTGGGCGTGCAAGACGTGCCTCAGGACTTCGCCCTGGCTGCCTGACGGCATGAAAAAAGCGAATGGAAGATCGCTCTCCCATTCGCTGCATGACACCGCCGTCGCCCAAGCCTTCTAACTCTTCAGGCGACGGGGTACCAAATTCTGCGCAGCGTCGTATCGCCTGTCAACGCGGCGACGCTGCCCGCTAAACCTTCGAGAATCCCCAGATGCGCCACGCCGGCAACGAAACCCTGGCCGCCCTCACGGCCTATAAAAGTGGCTTCTTCAACATCGGCCTGTTCTCGGCGGTGATCAACCTGCTGATGCTGGCCCCGGCGCTCTACATGTTGCAGGTGTATGACCGGGTGCTGGCTTCTGGCAATCAGATGACCCTGTTGATGCTGACGCTGATGATCCTCGGCCTGTTCGGCTTGATGGGCGCGTTGGAGTGGGTGCGCAGCCAGGTGGTGATCCGCCTCGGCACGCAGATGGACATGCGCTTGAACCAGCGAGTGTACGACGCCGCGTTCGAAGCGCAACTCAAGGGTGGCACCCAGGCGGCGGGCCAGGCGCTGCACGACCTGACTACGTTGCGCCAATTCGCTACCGGCCAGGCGCTGTTCGCGTTTTTCGATGCGCCGTGGTTTCCGGTGTACCTGCTGGTGATCT
The Pseudomonas poae DNA segment above includes these coding regions:
- a CDS encoding heme acquisition protein HasAp, yielding MSISISYSTTYAANTVAEYLSDWSAYFGDLNHREGSVKEGSNTGGFNPGPFDGTQYGVSSTVSNAAVVANGDLHYTLFNPPSHTLWGSIDSLNLGTILSGGASSGGYTLTEQEVSFTNLGLSSLQSEGRDGQVHQIIYGLMSGDSSALTSAIDSLLKDIDPSLSVNSTFDQLAAAGVAHVDSASFAASDMALVGVQDVPQDFALAA